In one Maniola hyperantus chromosome 6, iAphHyp1.2, whole genome shotgun sequence genomic region, the following are encoded:
- the LOC117983123 gene encoding uncharacterized protein isoform X3 — MYCSSIFVFSLVIVVTFLSERVTGRSQLNSNYKAPQYQRQVEVTEIGRGNYKHNVIDFDPNANSAGPTQHVGSQPEVQGYGFSTSPPAYNYNPTNPETPRPNQHLGSTINVGHGYDNRNIVALKPDTRTRSDDTRNNGGTSFLSGTDVFNVGYGENNHNQILVDGRPIQPIVPVNSGNRTPQTQSSAGNPSNNGGYGTRTSNSPVYINGQPIQPVRNDGAWSTYQSNGQTIHILNTGNSQPINRGIQLKTLYAMSAQIDQITAQLRQQAARLNMQL, encoded by the exons ATGTATTGTTCATCCATatttgtttttagtttagttattgTTGTGACGTTTTTATCTGAAAGAGTTACCGGGCG AAGCCAGCTCAACAGCAACTATAAAGCG CCACAATACCAACGTCAAGTTGAAGTCACAGAGATTGGGAGGGGCAATTATAAACACAATGTCATAGATTTTGACCCGAATGCCAATAGTGCTGGTCCCACTCAACACGTTGGATCCCAGCCTGAAGTACAGGGTTACGGATTCAGTACCAGTCCGCCTGCATACAATTACAATCCAACTAACCCAGAAACACCACGTCCAAACCAGCATCTTGGATCTACAATTAATGTTGGACACGGATATGATAACCGAAACATAGTAGCTCTAAAACCCGATACTAGAACTAGATCTGACGATACTAGAAATAATGGAGGAACATCTTTTTTGAGTGGAACTGATGTTTTTAATGTCGGTTACGGAGAAAATAATCATAATCAGATCCTTGTTGACGGCAGACCAATACAACCTATTGTGCCAGTGAATAGTGGCAACAGAACCCCTCAAACACAAAGCAGTGCGGGCAACCCCAGCAATAATGGTGGCTATGGAACAAGAACGAGTAATAGTCCAGTCTATATTAATGGCCAACCAATACAACCAGTACGTAATGATGGAGCCTGGAGCACATACCAATCAAACGGTCAAACAATACACATTTTAAATACAG GAAATTCACAGCCGATAAACAGAGGTATCCAATTGAAAACATTGTACGCTATGTCAGCACAAATAGACCAAATTACAGCCCAATTAAGACAGCAAGCGGCAAGACTAAACATGCAATTATGA
- the LOC117983123 gene encoding uncharacterized protein isoform X4 has product MYCSSIFVFSLVIVVTFLSERVTGRSQLNSNYKAPQYQRQVEVTEIGRGNYKHNVIDFDPNANSAGPTQHVGSQPEVQGYGFSTSPPAYNYNPTNPETPRPNQHLGSTINVGHGYDNRNIVALKPDTRTRSDDTRNNGGTSFLSGTDVFNVGYGENNHNQILVDGRPIQPIVPVNSGNRTPQTQSSAGNPSNNGGYGTRTSNSPVYINGQPIQPVRNDGAWSTYQSNGQTIHILNTGNSQPINRGTQLKTLYAMVAQIEQIKAQLRQEAARLNMKL; this is encoded by the exons ATGTATTGTTCATCCATatttgtttttagtttagttattgTTGTGACGTTTTTATCTGAAAGAGTTACCGGGCG AAGCCAGCTCAACAGCAACTATAAAGCG CCACAATACCAACGTCAAGTTGAAGTCACAGAGATTGGGAGGGGCAATTATAAACACAATGTCATAGATTTTGACCCGAATGCCAATAGTGCTGGTCCCACTCAACACGTTGGATCCCAGCCTGAAGTACAGGGTTACGGATTCAGTACCAGTCCGCCTGCATACAATTACAATCCAACTAACCCAGAAACACCACGTCCAAACCAGCATCTTGGATCTACAATTAATGTTGGACACGGATATGATAACCGAAACATAGTAGCTCTAAAACCCGATACTAGAACTAGATCTGACGATACTAGAAATAATGGAGGAACATCTTTTTTGAGTGGAACTGATGTTTTTAATGTCGGTTACGGAGAAAATAATCATAATCAGATCCTTGTTGACGGCAGACCAATACAACCTATTGTGCCAGTGAATAGTGGCAACAGAACCCCTCAAACACAAAGCAGTGCGGGCAACCCCAGCAATAATGGTGGCTATGGAACAAGAACGAGTAATAGTCCAGTCTATATTAATGGCCAACCAATACAACCAGTACGTAATGATGGAGCCTGGAGCACATACCAATCAAACGGTCAAACAATACACATTTTAAATACAG GAAATTCACAGCCGATAAACAGAGGTACCCAATTGAAAACATTGTACGCCATGGTAGCACAAATAGAGCAAATAAAAGCCCAATTAAGACAGGAAGCGGCAAGACTAAACATGAAATTATGA
- the LOC117983123 gene encoding uncharacterized protein isoform X5 translates to MYCSSIFVFSLVIVVTFLSERVTGRSQLNSNYKAPQYQRQVEVTEIGRGNYKHNVIDFDPNANSAGPTQHVGSQPEVQGYGFSTSPPAYNYNPTNPETPRPNQHLGSTINVGHGYDNRNIVALKPDTRTRSDDTRNNGGTSFLSGTDVFNVGYGENNHNQILVDGRPIQPIVPVNSGNRTPQTQSSAGNPSNNGGYGTRTSNSPVYINGQPIQPVRNDGAWSTYQSNGQTIHILNTD, encoded by the exons ATGTATTGTTCATCCATatttgtttttagtttagttattgTTGTGACGTTTTTATCTGAAAGAGTTACCGGGCG AAGCCAGCTCAACAGCAACTATAAAGCG CCACAATACCAACGTCAAGTTGAAGTCACAGAGATTGGGAGGGGCAATTATAAACACAATGTCATAGATTTTGACCCGAATGCCAATAGTGCTGGTCCCACTCAACACGTTGGATCCCAGCCTGAAGTACAGGGTTACGGATTCAGTACCAGTCCGCCTGCATACAATTACAATCCAACTAACCCAGAAACACCACGTCCAAACCAGCATCTTGGATCTACAATTAATGTTGGACACGGATATGATAACCGAAACATAGTAGCTCTAAAACCCGATACTAGAACTAGATCTGACGATACTAGAAATAATGGAGGAACATCTTTTTTGAGTGGAACTGATGTTTTTAATGTCGGTTACGGAGAAAATAATCATAATCAGATCCTTGTTGACGGCAGACCAATACAACCTATTGTGCCAGTGAATAGTGGCAACAGAACCCCTCAAACACAAAGCAGTGCGGGCAACCCCAGCAATAATGGTGGCTATGGAACAAGAACGAGTAATAGTCCAGTCTATATTAATGGCCAACCAATACAACCAGTACGTAATGATGGAGCCTGGAGCACATACCAATCAAACGGTCAAACAATACACATTTTAAATACAG ATTAA
- the LOC117983123 gene encoding putative uncharacterized protein DDB_G0282499 isoform X2 yields the protein MYCSSIFVFSLVIVVTFLSERVTGRSQLNSNYKAPQYKRQAGVLDIGNGNYKHNVIDFGPNPNSAGPTQYGGSQPEVLGNRFGNRPPTYNNNPTNSRTPRPNQYLGSTLNIGHGYDNRNTVSLNTDTRTLQTQNRPYDTRNNDGTSFLSESGLFNVGYGTNNHNQILVNGRPIQPTAPVNSGNRTPQTQNRAGNPYNNGGYGRRTSNNPVYVNGQPIQPVRNDGAWSTYQVNGETIHVLNTGNSQPINRGTQLKTLYAMVAQIEQIKAQLRQEAARLNMKL from the exons ATGTATTGTTCATCCATatttgtttttagtttagttattgTTGTGACGTTTTTATCTGAAAGAGTTACCGGGCG AAGCCAGCTCAACAGCAACTATAAAGCG cccCAATACAAACGTCAAGCTGGAGTCTTAGATATTGGAAATGGCAATTATAAACACAATGTCATAGATTTTGGCCCAAATCCCAATAGTGCTGGTCCCACTCAATACGGTGGATCCCAGCCTGAAGTACTGGGTAACAGATTTGGCAATAGACCTCCTACGTACAATAACAACCCAACTAACTCAAGAACACCACGTCCAAATCAGTATCTTGGATCTACACTTAACATTGGACATGGATATGATAACCGAAACACAGTATCACTAAATACCGACACTAGAACCCTTCAAACACAAAAcagaccttatgatactagaaaTAATGATGGAACATCTTTTTTGAGTGAATCTGGTCTTTTTAATGTCGGATATGGCACAAATAATCATAATCAGATCCTTGTTAACGGCAGACCAATACAACCTACTGCACCAGTGAATAGTGGCAACAGAACCCCTCAAACACAAAACCGCGCCGGCAACCCCTACAATAATGGTGGCTATGGAAGAAGAACGAGTAATAATCCGGTCTATGTTAATGGCCAACCAATACAACCAGTACGTAATGATGGAGCCTGGAGCACATATCAAGTAAATGGTGAAACAATACACGTTTTAAATACAG GAAATTCACAGCCGATAAACAGAGGTACCCAATTGAAAACATTGTACGCCATGGTAGCACAAATAGAGCAAATAAAAGCCCAATTAAGACAGGAAGCGGCAAGACTAAACATGAAATTATGA
- the LOC117983123 gene encoding putative uncharacterized protein DDB_G0282499 isoform X1, with product MLKMYYSSIFIFNVVIVILCLSGKVTGRNQLSNNYEVPQYKRQAGVLDIGNGNYKHNVIDFGPNPNSAGPTQYGGSQPEVLGNRFGNRPPTYNNNPTNSRTPRPNQYLGSTLNIGHGYDNRNTVSLNTDTRTLQTQNRPYDTRNNDGTSFLSESGLFNVGYGTNNHNQILVNGRPIQPTAPVNSGNRTPQTQNRAGNPYNNGGYGRRTSNNPVYVNGQPIQPVRNDGAWSTYQVNGETIHVLNTGNSQPINRGTQLKTLYAMVAQIEQIKAQLRQEAARLNMKL from the exons atgttaaaaatgtattattcatccatatttatttttaatgtagtgATTGTGATATTATGCTTATCTGGGAAAGTTACCGGGCG aaaCCAGCTCAGCAACAACTATGAAGTG cccCAATACAAACGTCAAGCTGGAGTCTTAGATATTGGAAATGGCAATTATAAACACAATGTCATAGATTTTGGCCCAAATCCCAATAGTGCTGGTCCCACTCAATACGGTGGATCCCAGCCTGAAGTACTGGGTAACAGATTTGGCAATAGACCTCCTACGTACAATAACAACCCAACTAACTCAAGAACACCACGTCCAAATCAGTATCTTGGATCTACACTTAACATTGGACATGGATATGATAACCGAAACACAGTATCACTAAATACCGACACTAGAACCCTTCAAACACAAAAcagaccttatgatactagaaaTAATGATGGAACATCTTTTTTGAGTGAATCTGGTCTTTTTAATGTCGGATATGGCACAAATAATCATAATCAGATCCTTGTTAACGGCAGACCAATACAACCTACTGCACCAGTGAATAGTGGCAACAGAACCCCTCAAACACAAAACCGCGCCGGCAACCCCTACAATAATGGTGGCTATGGAAGAAGAACGAGTAATAATCCGGTCTATGTTAATGGCCAACCAATACAACCAGTACGTAATGATGGAGCCTGGAGCACATATCAAGTAAATGGTGAAACAATACACGTTTTAAATACAG GAAATTCACAGCCGATAAACAGAGGTACCCAATTGAAAACATTGTACGCCATGGTAGCACAAATAGAGCAAATAAAAGCCCAATTAAGACAGGAAGCGGCAAGACTAAACATGAAATTATGA
- the LOC117983130 gene encoding uncharacterized protein isoform X2 translates to MYYSLLFVFCFSVVVNLSLSGANSAWNAILPLESNTLANNGNTLVSIGNGVNRNNVVILDQADILGNRFGDDSTPAAYQPQAGPTSADHHHHGTSSVLTENNGLDLFNVGYGSGSQPLASSSVDNQLKILHSLSEQLQQIATQLIQEMHANIAQQ, encoded by the exons ATGTATTATtcgttattatttgttttttgtttcaGTGTAGTGGTCAATTTGTCCTTATCGGGAGCAAATTCTGCATG GAACGCAATCCTGCCCTTAGAAAGCAATAcg TTAGCAAATAATGGCAATACTTTAGTAAGTATTGGAAATGGAGTGAACAGAAACAATGTGGTAATATTGGACCAAGCTGATATACTAGGTAACAGATTCGGTGACGATTCTACGCCAGCTGCTTATCAACCCCAAGCTGGACCAACAAGtgcagatcatcatcatcatggcaCAAGTTCTGTACTTACCGAAAATAACGGATTGGATCTTTTTAATGTTGGCTATGGTTCAG GGAGCCAACCATTAGCGTCTTCCAGCGTTGACAACCAATTGAAGATATTGCACAGTTTAAGTGAACAATTACAACAAATTGCAACTCAGTTAATTCAAGAAATGCACGCGAATATAGcacaacaataa
- the LOC117983130 gene encoding uncharacterized protein isoform X1: MYYSLLFVFCFSVVVNLSLSGANSAWNAILPLESNTLANNGNTLVSIGNGVNRNNVVILDQADILGNRFGDDSTPAAYQPQAGPTSADHHHHGTSSVLTENNGLDLFNVGYGSGNQNKVIVNTSVQSQNTGSQPLASSSVDNQLKILHSLSEQLQQIATQLIQEMHANIAQQ; the protein is encoded by the exons ATGTATTATtcgttattatttgttttttgtttcaGTGTAGTGGTCAATTTGTCCTTATCGGGAGCAAATTCTGCATG GAACGCAATCCTGCCCTTAGAAAGCAATAcg TTAGCAAATAATGGCAATACTTTAGTAAGTATTGGAAATGGAGTGAACAGAAACAATGTGGTAATATTGGACCAAGCTGATATACTAGGTAACAGATTCGGTGACGATTCTACGCCAGCTGCTTATCAACCCCAAGCTGGACCAACAAGtgcagatcatcatcatcatggcaCAAGTTCTGTACTTACCGAAAATAACGGATTGGATCTTTTTAATGTTGGCTATGGTTCAGGTAACCAAAACAAAGTGATTGTCAATACATCAGTACAATCACAAAACACAG GGAGCCAACCATTAGCGTCTTCCAGCGTTGACAACCAATTGAAGATATTGCACAGTTTAAGTGAACAATTACAACAAATTGCAACTCAGTTAATTCAAGAAATGCACGCGAATATAGcacaacaataa